A part of Candidatus Moraniibacteriota bacterium genomic DNA contains:
- a CDS encoding ABC transporter substrate-binding protein: MQRIFGGMILVLLVLAGGWFISNRPKEDQENNPSSAVERKKEMTTVRITTMPVVQGLPFYLAKEKGYFEEVGIDAEFVKFEAPNQIIDALLQGRVDITPPSAATGVVGIADSKNPRKLLIYSVGGGDDVVQNDALLVGNDSPLQSFQDLNGKSIGIVAGSVQWDAIARDILAKHDLIVGKNVTLVELPLGLQLQALAAGQVDALITVEPIPTVVKAKGIGKEMMDHLTTKSISNPFYSGVGVIRKDFAMENPEVAQKVLEVFGRAVAEINDNPDAARQYLKGYTALDDDMIKIVPISRFRMYSALDENDITATQTFLDIFTTRNIVKEHLDFRKLLYDPSAL; the protein is encoded by the coding sequence ATGCAGAGGATATTTGGAGGCATGATACTGGTGCTCTTGGTTCTTGCAGGTGGGTGGTTTATCAGCAATCGCCCAAAAGAAGACCAAGAGAACAACCCCTCTTCTGCTGTAGAGAGGAAGAAAGAAATGACAACGGTGAGGATAACTACGATGCCGGTCGTACAAGGGCTGCCGTTCTATCTTGCAAAAGAGAAAGGTTATTTCGAAGAGGTGGGAATTGATGCGGAATTCGTGAAATTCGAAGCGCCAAATCAAATAATCGACGCTCTCTTGCAGGGAAGGGTGGATATCACGCCGCCCTCTGCGGCAACGGGTGTCGTCGGTATTGCTGATTCGAAAAATCCCAGGAAACTCCTCATCTATTCTGTGGGCGGTGGGGATGATGTCGTTCAAAATGATGCCTTGCTTGTTGGGAATGATAGTCCACTGCAGTCATTTCAAGATTTGAATGGTAAGAGTATTGGCATTGTAGCGGGGAGCGTGCAATGGGATGCCATCGCACGTGATATTCTGGCGAAGCATGACCTCATTGTAGGCAAAAATGTTACGTTGGTTGAATTGCCTCTTGGACTTCAGTTGCAAGCGCTTGCGGCTGGTCAGGTAGATGCACTTATCACAGTTGAACCGATTCCGACTGTGGTAAAAGCAAAAGGAATCGGCAAAGAGATGATGGATCACTTGACGACGAAATCTATTTCCAATCCGTTTTATTCTGGCGTCGGAGTTATCCGAAAAGATTTTGCGATGGAAAATCCAGAGGTGGCTCAGAAGGTGCTCGAAGTATTTGGGCGAGCAGTCGCAGAAATTAATGACAATCCCGATGCGGCACGACAGTATCTCAAAGGATATACCGCTCTCGACGACGATATGATAAAGATTGTGCCGATTTCTCGATTTCGGATGTACAGTGCTCTTGACGAGAATGATATTACTGCAACGCAGACGTTTCTCGACATTTTTACTACGCGGAATATCGTGAAAGAGCATCTCGATTTTCGGAAACTTCTTTACGACCCGTCGGCACTATGA